From one Anabas testudineus chromosome 21, fAnaTes1.2, whole genome shotgun sequence genomic stretch:
- the sec22a gene encoding vesicle-trafficking protein SEC22a — MSMVLFASVVRVGDGLPLSASTDYEQDRELQETKKHLKGLSKKLGQFPDRCTLKTGPYNVNFTSSLGVGYLMVCTANYPNVLAFCFLDELQKEFIVTYDTKRINSAVRPYSFIEFDTFIQKTKQRYNSPRSLSTKINLADMQTEIKLRPPYQLSPEDLQAVNGFSVHMPSKYKGIAPTQMLEPVTLPGIVSCVLSVLCGGLNLLRGVHAIESILQNDDEDFNYVIAFFLGTAACLYQCYLFAYYSVWRNSKSFLAFALICLSNMYLYELRNMWQILFHVAVGAFMTLQIRLRQPLGKAPDYNV, encoded by the exons ATGTCGATGGTGTTGTTTGCCTCTGTAGTTCGGGTCGGGGAtggtcttcctctctctgcatccACCGACTATGAGCAGGACAGAGAGCTTCAGGAAACCAAGAAGCACCTCAAAGGTCTCTCCAAGAAACTTGGCCAGTTCCCTGACCGCTGCACACTTAAGACTGGACCATACAATGTCAA cttcACAAGCTCACTGGGTGTCGGATACCTGATGGTGTGCACCGCTAACTACCCCAACGTGCTGGCCTTCTGCTTCCTGGATGAGCTACAGAAGGAGTTTATCGTCACATATGACACCAAACGAATCAACAGTGCTGTGCGGCCATACTCATTTATTGAATTTG ACACTTTCATCCAGAAGACCAAACAGCGCTACAACAGCCCTCGTTCCTTGTCCACCAAGATCAACCTGGCTGACATGCAGACAGAGATCAAGCTGCGACCGCCCTACCAGCTCTCCCCTGAGGACCTGCAGGCTGTCAATGGATTCTCTGTGCACATGCCCTCCAAATACAAGGGCATAG CTCCCACACAGATGTTGGAGCCAGTGACTCTCCCAGGCATTGTGTCCTGTGTGCTTAGTGTTCTCTGTGGAGGCCTGAACCTGCTTCGAGGAGTCCACGCTATAGAGAGCATACTGCAG aatgatgatgaagactTTAATTATGTGATTGCCTTCTTCCTCGGGACAGCAGCCTGTCTGTATCAG TGCTACCTGTTTGCATACTACTCTGTCTGGAGAAACAGTAAGTCCTTCCTGGCGTTTGCACTCATCTGTCTGTCCAACATGTATCTGTATGAACTGAGGAACATGTGGCAGATTCTCTTCCATGTGGCTGTGGGAGCCTTCATGACCCTGCAGATCAGACTGAGGCAACCGCTGGGCAAAGCACCAGACTATAATGTCTGA